One region of Amphiprion ocellaris isolate individual 3 ecotype Okinawa chromosome 9, ASM2253959v1, whole genome shotgun sequence genomic DNA includes:
- the LOC111577049 gene encoding trypsin-3-like yields MKVHLGEHNLGVSEGTEQIIDVEKMIDHPHVHWDYLYNNDIMLVKLSKPATLNNYVRTVSLPTSCAVAGTKCLISGWAEWSVPEGSYPDRLMCLDVPILSDTSCNSAFPGLISSNMFCAESIKEGRKESCLYDIQTPLVCNGQLQGLMSWGEDCIWKNTPGVYTKVCKYNSWIREIMMSE; encoded by the exons ATGAAGGTGCATCTTGGTGAGCACAACCTTGGTGTCAGTGAGGGCACAGAGCAAATCATCGACGTTGAGAAGATGATCGATCACCCCCATGTCCACTGGGACTACCTGTACAACAACGACATCATGCTGGTAAAGCTCAGCAAACCCGCCACCCTGAACAACTACGTCCGCACCGTGTCCCTGCCCACCAGCTGTGCTGTCGCTGGCACCAAATGTCTGATCTCTGGATGGGCCGAATGGAGCGTCCCTGAAG GCAGCTACCCTGATCGTCTGATGTGCCTGGATGTCCCCATCCTGAGTGACACAAGCTGCAACTCCGCCTTCCCTGGACTGATCAGCTCCAACATGTTCTGTGCTGAATCCATCAAGGAAGGCAGGAAGGAATCCTGCTTG TATGACATCCAAACCCCCCTGGTATGCAATGGTCAGCTGCAGGGTTTGATGTCCTGGGGTGAAGACTGCATCTGGAAGAACACGCCTGGAGTCTACACCAAGGTCTGCAAATACAACTCCTGGATCCGTGAAatcatgatgtctgaataa
- the LOC111577050 gene encoding trypsin-3-like isoform X3, translated as MRVDLGEHNLAVNEGTEQVSYSLKVLPHPDFRVFSMDNDIMLIKLSPPITLNNYVRTVSLPTSCAVTGTRCLISGWGYTSNSGVNYPDHLMCQEVPILSDRSCTSSYPDKITSSMFCAGSLEGGMGSCEGDFGGPLVCNGQLQGVMSWSEGCGLKNKPGVYTKVCKYNSWIREIMMSE; from the exons ATGCGGGTGGATCTTGGTGAGCACAACCTTGCTGTCAATGAGGGCACAGAGCAGGTCTCCTACTCTCTGAAGGTCCTCCCACACCCTGACTTCAGAGTCTTTAGCATGGACAACGACATCATGCTGATCAAGCTGAGCCCACCCATCACCCTGAACAACTACGTCCGCACCGTTTCCCTGCCCACCAGCTGCGCCGTCACCGGCACACGCTGTCTGATCTCTGGATGGGGCTACACCAGCAACTCTGGAG TCAACTACCCTGATCATCTGATGTGCCAGGAGGTCCCCATCCTGAGCGACAGAAGCTGCACATCTTCCTACCCTGATAAGATCACCTCCAGCATGTTCTGTGCTGGATCCCTCGAGGGAGGCATGGGCTCCTGCGAG GGTGATTTCGGTGGCCCCCTGGTGTGCAATGGTCAGCTGCAGGGTGTGATGTCCTGGAGTGAAGGCTGTGGCCTGAAGAACAAGCCTGGAGTCTACACCAAGGTCTGCAAATACAACTCCTGGATCCGTGAAatcatgatgtctgaataa
- the LOC111577047 gene encoding trypsin-3-like, protein MKAFILLALFAVAYAAPIEDDKIVGGYECRKNSVPYQVSLNVGYHFCGGSLISSTWVVSAAHCYESRIQVRLGEHNIAVNEGTEQYIYSSKVIRHPRYNSYNLDNDIMLIKLSKPATLNSYVRTVSLPSSCARAGTKCLISGWGNMSASGSNYPDRLMCLDAPILSDSSCNSSYPGEITSNMFCAGFLEGGKDSCQGDSGGPVVCNGQLQGVVSWGYGCAQRNKPGVYAKVCNYNSWISSTMSSN, encoded by the exons ATGAAGGCTTTTATTCTTCTGGCTCTGTTCGCAGTGGCAT ATGCCGCTCCCATTGAGGATGACAAGATTGTTGGAGGCTATGAGTGCAGGAAGAACTCTGTGCCTTACCAGGTCTCTCTGAACGTTGGCTACCACTTCTGTGGAGGCTCCCTGATCTCCAGCACCTGGGTGGTGTCTGCTGCTCACTGCTACGAGTC TCGCATCCAGGTGCGTCTTGGTGAGCACAACATTGCCGTCAATGAGGGCACTGAGCAGTACATCTACTCTTCTAAGGTCATCCGTCACCCCCGGTACAACAGCTACAACCTGGACAACGACATCATGCTGATCAAGCTGAGCAAACCTGCCACCCTGAACAGCTACGTCCGCACCGTGTCCCTGCCCTCCAGCTGCGCCAGAGCCGGCACCAAATGTCTGATCTCTGGATGGGGCAACATGAGCGCCTCTGGAa GCAACTACCCTGATCGTCTGATGTGCCTGGATGCCCCCATCCTGAGCGACAGCAGCTGCAACTCCTCCTACCCCGGAGAGATCACCTCCAACATGTTCTGTGCTGGATTCCTCGAGGGAGGCAAGGACTCCTGCCAG GGTGACTCTGGTGGCCCCGTGGTGTGCAATGGTCAGCTGCAGGGTGTGGTGTCCTGGGGTTATGGATGCGCCCAGAGGAACAAGCCTGGAGTCTACGCCAAGGTCTGCAACTACAACTCCTGGATCAGCAGCACCATGTCCTCCAACTAA
- the LOC129349642 gene encoding trypsin-3-like isoform X2 has product MKVILGEDDLGVDEGTEQIINVENFYIHPHYQNDYQNNNDIMLVKLSKPATLNNYVRTVSLPTSCAVAGTKCLISGWGRKGGPDGSYPDRLMCLDVPILSDTSCRSSYPGEISSNMFCAESITESEGPCLRDFDTPLVCNGQLQGLLSFGKDCIWEEKPAVYTKVCKYNSWIREIMMSE; this is encoded by the exons ATGAAGGTGATTCTTGGTGAGGATGACCTTGGTGTTGATGAGGGCACAGAGCAAATCATCAACGTTGAGAATTTTTACATTCACCCCCATTACCAAAATGACTACCAGAACAACAACGACATCATGCTGGTAAAGCTCAGCAAACCCGCCACCCTGAACAACTACGTCCGCACCGTGTCCCTGCCCACCAGCTGTGCTGTCGCTGGCACCAAATGTCTGATCTCTGGATGGGGAAGAAAAGGCGGCCCTGACG GCAGCTACCCTGATCGTCTGATGTGCCTGGATGTCCCCATCCTGAGTGACACAAGCTGCAGGTCCTCCTACCCTGGAGAGATCAGCTCCAACATGTTCTGTGCTGAATCCATCACGGAAAGCGAGGGTCCCTGCTTG CGTGACTTCGATACCCCCCTGGTGTGCAATGGTCAGCTGCAGGGTTTGCTGTCCTTCGGTAAAGACTGTATCTGGGAGGAAAAGCCAGCAGTCTACACCAAGGTCTGCAAATACAACTCCTGGATTCGTGAAatcatgatgtctgaataa
- the LOC129349642 gene encoding trypsin-3-like isoform X1: MRYFIFLALCAATYAAPVQDDKIIGGYECRKNSVPYQVYLRRVFGFCAGALISRTWVVAPAHCYTVNMKVILGEDDLGVDEGTEQIINVENFYIHPHYQNDYQNNNDIMLVKLSKPATLNNYVRTVSLPTSCAVAGTKCLISGWGRKGGPDGSYPDRLMCLDVPILSDTSCRSSYPGEISSNMFCAESITESEGPCLRDFDTPLVCNGQLQGLLSFGKDCIWEEKPAVYTKVCKYNSWIREIMMSE; encoded by the exons ATGAGGTACTTTATTTTCTTGGCCCTCTGTGCTGCAACAT ATGCAGCTCCTGTCCAGGATGACAAGATTATCGGAGGCTATGAGTGCAGGAAGAACTCTGTGCCTTACCAAGTGTATCTGAGGAGAGTCTTCGGCTTTTGTGCAGGCGCCCTGATCTCCAGGACCTGGGTGGTGGCTCCTGCTCACTGCTACACGGT TAATATGAAGGTGATTCTTGGTGAGGATGACCTTGGTGTTGATGAGGGCACAGAGCAAATCATCAACGTTGAGAATTTTTACATTCACCCCCATTACCAAAATGACTACCAGAACAACAACGACATCATGCTGGTAAAGCTCAGCAAACCCGCCACCCTGAACAACTACGTCCGCACCGTGTCCCTGCCCACCAGCTGTGCTGTCGCTGGCACCAAATGTCTGATCTCTGGATGGGGAAGAAAAGGCGGCCCTGACG GCAGCTACCCTGATCGTCTGATGTGCCTGGATGTCCCCATCCTGAGTGACACAAGCTGCAGGTCCTCCTACCCTGGAGAGATCAGCTCCAACATGTTCTGTGCTGAATCCATCACGGAAAGCGAGGGTCCCTGCTTG CGTGACTTCGATACCCCCCTGGTGTGCAATGGTCAGCTGCAGGGTTTGCTGTCCTTCGGTAAAGACTGTATCTGGGAGGAAAAGCCAGCAGTCTACACCAAGGTCTGCAAATACAACTCCTGGATTCGTGAAatcatgatgtctgaataa
- the LOC111577050 gene encoding trypsin-3-like isoform X2, which yields MKYFIFLALFAAKYAAPVQDDKIIGGYECRKNSVPYQVSLNSGYHFCGGSLISSKWVVSAAHCYESFMRVDLGEHNLAVNEGTEQVSYSLKVLPHPDFRVFSMDNDIMLIKLSPPITLNNYVRTVSLPTSCAVTGTRCLISGWGYTSNSGVNYPDHLMCQEVPILSDRSCTSSYPDKITSSMFCAGSLEGGMGSCEGDFGGPLVCNGQLQGVMSWSEGCGLKNKPGVYTKVCKYNSWIREIMMSE from the exons ATGAAGTACTTTATTTTCTTGGCCCTCTTTGCTGCAAAAT ATGCAGCTCCTGTCCAGGATGACAAGATTATCGGAGGCTATGAGTGCAGGAAGAACTCTGTGCCTTACCAGGTCTCTCTGAACTCTGGCTACCACTTCTGTGGAGGCTCCTTGATCTCAAGCAAATGGGTGGTGTCTGCTGCTCACTGCTACGAGTC TTTCATGCGGGTGGATCTTGGTGAGCACAACCTTGCTGTCAATGAGGGCACAGAGCAGGTCTCCTACTCTCTGAAGGTCCTCCCACACCCTGACTTCAGAGTCTTTAGCATGGACAACGACATCATGCTGATCAAGCTGAGCCCACCCATCACCCTGAACAACTACGTCCGCACCGTTTCCCTGCCCACCAGCTGCGCCGTCACCGGCACACGCTGTCTGATCTCTGGATGGGGCTACACCAGCAACTCTGGAG TCAACTACCCTGATCATCTGATGTGCCAGGAGGTCCCCATCCTGAGCGACAGAAGCTGCACATCTTCCTACCCTGATAAGATCACCTCCAGCATGTTCTGTGCTGGATCCCTCGAGGGAGGCATGGGCTCCTGCGAG GGTGATTTCGGTGGCCCCCTGGTGTGCAATGGTCAGCTGCAGGGTGTGATGTCCTGGAGTGAAGGCTGTGGCCTGAAGAACAAGCCTGGAGTCTACACCAAGGTCTGCAAATACAACTCCTGGATCCGTGAAatcatgatgtctgaataa
- the LOC111577050 gene encoding trypsin-3-like isoform X1, giving the protein MQSEPTTVAIHREQEPPPRSWRSGRLHKSRSHNSHTLDAAPVQDDKIIGGYECRKNSVPYQVSLNSGYHFCGGSLISSKWVVSAAHCYESFMRVDLGEHNLAVNEGTEQVSYSLKVLPHPDFRVFSMDNDIMLIKLSPPITLNNYVRTVSLPTSCAVTGTRCLISGWGYTSNSGVNYPDHLMCQEVPILSDRSCTSSYPDKITSSMFCAGSLEGGMGSCEGDFGGPLVCNGQLQGVMSWSEGCGLKNKPGVYTKVCKYNSWIREIMMSE; this is encoded by the exons atgcagtctGAACCAACAACAGTGGCTAT CCACAGAGAGCAGGAGCCACCACCCAGGTCCTGGAGATCAGGGCGCCTGCACAAAAGCCGAAGCCATAATTCACATACGCTAG ATGCAGCTCCTGTCCAGGATGACAAGATTATCGGAGGCTATGAGTGCAGGAAGAACTCTGTGCCTTACCAGGTCTCTCTGAACTCTGGCTACCACTTCTGTGGAGGCTCCTTGATCTCAAGCAAATGGGTGGTGTCTGCTGCTCACTGCTACGAGTC TTTCATGCGGGTGGATCTTGGTGAGCACAACCTTGCTGTCAATGAGGGCACAGAGCAGGTCTCCTACTCTCTGAAGGTCCTCCCACACCCTGACTTCAGAGTCTTTAGCATGGACAACGACATCATGCTGATCAAGCTGAGCCCACCCATCACCCTGAACAACTACGTCCGCACCGTTTCCCTGCCCACCAGCTGCGCCGTCACCGGCACACGCTGTCTGATCTCTGGATGGGGCTACACCAGCAACTCTGGAG TCAACTACCCTGATCATCTGATGTGCCAGGAGGTCCCCATCCTGAGCGACAGAAGCTGCACATCTTCCTACCCTGATAAGATCACCTCCAGCATGTTCTGTGCTGGATCCCTCGAGGGAGGCATGGGCTCCTGCGAG GGTGATTTCGGTGGCCCCCTGGTGTGCAATGGTCAGCTGCAGGGTGTGATGTCCTGGAGTGAAGGCTGTGGCCTGAAGAACAAGCCTGGAGTCTACACCAAGGTCTGCAAATACAACTCCTGGATCCGTGAAatcatgatgtctgaataa
- the LOC111577098 gene encoding trypsin-3, with protein MKAFILLALFAVAYAAPIEDDKIVGGYECRKNSVPYQVSLNSGYHFCGGSLISSTWVVSAAHCYKSRIQVRLGEHNIAVNEGTEQFINSAKVIRHPRYSSYNLDNDIMLIKLSKPATLNSYVRTVSLPSSCAGAGTKCLISGWGNMSASGSNYPDRLRCLDAPILSDSSCRSSYPGQITSNMFCAGFLEGGKDSCQGDSGGPVVCNGQLQGVVSWGYGCAQRNKPGVYAKVCNYNSWIRSTMSSN; from the exons ATGAAGGCTTTCATTCTTCTGGCTCTGTTCGCAGTGGCAT ATGCCGCTCCCATTGAGGATGACAAGATTGTTGGAGGCTATGAGTGCAGGAAGAACTCTGTGCCTTACCAGGTCTCTCTGAACTCCGGCTACCACTTCTGTGGAGGCTCCCTGATCTCCAGCACCTGGGTGGTGTCTGCTGCTCACTGCTACAAGTC TCGCATCCAGGTGCGTCTTGGTGAGCACAACATTGCTGTCAATGAGGGCACTGAGCAGTTCATCAACTCTGCCAAGGTCATCCGTCACCCCCGCTACAGCAGCTACAACCTGGACAATGACATCATGCTGATCAAGCTGAGCAAACCTGCCACCCTGAACAGCTACGTCCGCACCGTGTCCCTGCCCTCCAGCTGCGCCGGAGCCGGCACCAAATGTCTGATCTCTGGATGGGGCAACATGAGCGCCTCTGGAA GCAACTACCCTGATCGTCTGAGGTGCCTGGATGCCCCCATCCTGAGCgacagcagctgcaggtccTCCTACCCCGGACAGATCACCTCCAACATGTTCTGTGCTGGATTCCTCGAGGGAGGCAAGGACTCCTGCCAG GGTGACTCTGGTGGCCCCGTGGTGTGCAATGGTCAGCTGCAGGGTGTGGTGTCCTGGGGTTATGGATGCGCCCAGAGGAACAAGCCTGGAGTCTACGCCAAGGTCTGCAACTACAACTCCTGGATCCGCAGCACCATGTCCTCCAACTAA